TACAGAGAGGGAATTCTCAGCTTTGGAGCGCCTATCTTGCTCCCCAACAGAGAAGTAATCGCCGCAATCGGCCTTTCAGTACCTGAGGTCAATCTACCCAAAGAGGGCGCTGAAGTTTTAGGCAGGGTCGTGGCTGAAGCTGCATTAAGAGCCTCCGGAAAAATTATCCCACGTTAAGGGGATAACGGCTCTTTATATTTCAGGCTTTTCTATAGGGCCGCCATCAGCTGTCCATCTTGAGAAGCCCTCACGAAGATGTGAGGCGGTAAACCCCATTTCTTGCAAGGTGGCGACGGTAAGAGCCGAACGCCAGCCTGATGCACAGTGAAACACAAACCTTTTGTCTTCCCCAAAAATATCTTTGAAATAGGGGCTTTCTGGGTCAACCCAAAATTCGACCATTCCTCGTGGAGCATGAAAACTCCCTGGGATAAAACCACTGCGCTGACGCTCGCGAATGTCACGTATATCGACTATGACAAGATCTGGGTCTTTCATCATCTCGATTAAATCCACAACTTCAACTTCTTCGATCTTTGAACGGGCTCGTTTTACCAATTCTGCTGAGTTCATCTTGAGCTTTTTCATTACATTCTCGTACTGATATACAGAACAACGATTTCAAATATTGACACGTTTTGGGCAATCTGGCAACACTTATACTGAAGATATTAAGGGGTGTGAATAATATGGATAAAGCTGTACCGATCTCATTATGGGACTCATCAGCAATCGAGCCCAATTATCAGGCTCCTCTTGAACTGGACGAAGCTATAGATGTTGCTATCGTCGGCGGCGGCTTCACAGGTCTCTCAACAGCGTTACATGGGGCTCAAAAAGGCCTTAAATGTCATGTCTTTGAAGCACATCAGATAGGGTTTGGCGGTTCCGGCAGAAATTGCGGACTAGTCAATGCGGCATTATGGTTGCCGCCTCAAAACGTCAGGGAAAAGCTTGGGCCAAATTATGGGCCACGATTTATTGAACGATTTGGTGGCGGGCCTGAATATGTATTTCATCTTATTGAGAAACATCAAATTCAATGTGAAGTCACCCGAACGGGAACAATTCATGGTGCCCATTCTCCTAAAGGGTTCGAAGAACTCAAAGGTCGGCACAAGGAATGGCTAAGACTTAAAAAGCCTGTCGATCTTTTGGGACGGGACGAAGTGTCTGCACTGATTGGCACAGACAAGTTCTATGGCGGCCTGCTGGATCATCGCGCAGGAACCATCAACCCGATGGGATATTGTCGCGGTTTAGCCCGCGCCGCCCTGAGCGCGGGGGCGACGATCAGTACAGGCACGAAAGTCACGAACCTTATCAAAGAACAAAATCACTGGGTTGTTGAGACAAGCCAGGGTAGCATAACGGCAAAAAATGTAGTGTTGGGCACAAATGCCTACACTGACCAGTTATGGCCTGACCTGAACCGCGTGTTCACAATGATTCACTATTTTCAACTTGCAACGACACCGCTTGGGCCGGAAGCGGACCATATTCTGCCAGGAAAGCAAGGTCTGTGGGATACCGGTCCCATCATGTTTAATTATCGACGCGACTCATTTGGGCGCTTGTTGATAGGGTCCATGGGCAAAATCGTCGGCTCGGCTCAACGCGGACTTTCAAACCTCTGGGCAAAACGCCAAATCAAAAAGATTTTTCCAACTCTAGACAATGTTGAATTTGAAGAAGCCTGGCATGGGCAAATCGCAATGACGCCTGACCACCTCCCCCGGATTTATGAGCTTGATAAAAACCTGTTCACACCCATTGGCTATAATGGAAGGGGCATCACCACCGGGACGATATTTGGGCAGGCCATGGCAGAACTTCTGACAGGCATGAAACCAGAAGACCTTCCTCTCCCGATAACCGATCTTTCAATTGCGCCTTCTGCCCCACTTATGTCTCGCCTTTACCAAACCGCTTTTACGGCAAATCAAATCTTCAGAACAGTATTTTAATCGATTGAGCATGAATCAGAACGCAACCCGTGTCGGGGTCGATATCGGTGGCACATTTACAGATGTTGCCCTAGAAACCCAAGAGGGACTGTTCACCGCTAAGGTGTTGACTGACTACCAAGAGCCTGAGCATGCCATTCTGATGGGCATAGAAGAGGCAGCAGAGCGTGCTAAAATTAACTTACGCAGCATAGAGCAAGTTATTCACGGAACAACACTTGTAACAAATTCCCTGATTGAGCGCCGCGGTGCCAAACTTGCCTTCATCACCACGGAAGGATTTCGAGATGTCATCGAAATGAGATCGGAAAATCGGTTTGAGCAATATGACCTGAATCTTGAACTTCCCAAGCCTCTGGTTGCCCGCAAAGATCGATACACCATAAATGAACGCATAGGCCCAGACGGTGAAATTTTACTCTCAGCCAGTGATAAGGAAATCAATGAATTAGCAGCCAAGATTGTTGCGGAGAAATATGAGGCTGTAGCCATAGGCTTTCTGCACGCTTATGCAAATGATGTTCATGAGATCAAAATGGAACAGGCGCTGCGAGCTCTGCTTCCTCACCTATCTATCTCCATTTCTTCTGTTATTTCTCCTCAAATGCGTGAATTGCCGAGATTTAATACAGTGATTGCAAATGCGTATGTCCAACCACAAGTTGCCAGCTATCTGGGACGACTGGTAGATAAACTTCGCAATGCATCGATTCCTGCACCTATATTTTTGTTGCATTCTGGCGGCGGCCTCATCTCTGTAGAGACGGCAACAGAACAGCCCGTTCGTTTACTCGAGTCCGGCCCTGCTGGCGGGGCGATATTTGCAGCAAACTATGCAAACGCACATAAGCTTAAAAAAGTGCTGTCCTTTGACATGGGCGGGACAACAGCAAAAATTTGTTTAATTGAAGACAGCGAACCAAAAACAGCAAACTTATTCGAAATAGCTAGGACATACCGGTTCAAAAAAGGCTCTGGTATGACTGTATCAACTCCCGTAGTGGAAATGGTTGAAATCGGTGCCGGTGGTGGATCTATTGCGTCAATTGATGATATGGGGCGCATTCAAGTAGGTCCGCAATCAGCTGGGTCAGAACCAGGACCAGCCTGCTATCAACTTGGCG
This genomic stretch from SAR116 cluster alpha proteobacterium HIMB100 harbors:
- a CDS encoding Rhodanese-related sulfurtransferase (PFAM: Rhodanese-like domain), with amino-acid sequence MKKLKMNSAELVKRARSKIEEVEVVDLIEMMKDPDLVIVDIRDIRERQRSGFIPGSFHAPRGMVEFWVDPESPYFKDIFGEDKRFVFHCASGWRSALTVATLQEMGFTASHLREGFSRWTADGGPIEKPEI
- a CDS encoding glycine/D-amino acid oxidase, deaminating (PFAM: FAD dependent oxidoreductase) → MDKAVPISLWDSSAIEPNYQAPLELDEAIDVAIVGGGFTGLSTALHGAQKGLKCHVFEAHQIGFGGSGRNCGLVNAALWLPPQNVREKLGPNYGPRFIERFGGGPEYVFHLIEKHQIQCEVTRTGTIHGAHSPKGFEELKGRHKEWLRLKKPVDLLGRDEVSALIGTDKFYGGLLDHRAGTINPMGYCRGLARAALSAGATISTGTKVTNLIKEQNHWVVETSQGSITAKNVVLGTNAYTDQLWPDLNRVFTMIHYFQLATTPLGPEADHILPGKQGLWDTGPIMFNYRRDSFGRLLIGSMGKIVGSAQRGLSNLWAKRQIKKIFPTLDNVEFEEAWHGQIAMTPDHLPRIYELDKNLFTPIGYNGRGITTGTIFGQAMAELLTGMKPEDLPLPITDLSIAPSAPLMSRLYQTAFTANQIFRTVF
- a CDS encoding N-methylhydantoinase A/acetone carboxylase, beta subunit (PFAM: Hydantoinase/oxoprolinase; Hydantoinase/oxoprolinase N-terminal region) produces the protein MNQNATRVGVDIGGTFTDVALETQEGLFTAKVLTDYQEPEHAILMGIEEAAERAKINLRSIEQVIHGTTLVTNSLIERRGAKLAFITTEGFRDVIEMRSENRFEQYDLNLELPKPLVARKDRYTINERIGPDGEILLSASDKEINELAAKIVAEKYEAVAIGFLHAYANDVHEIKMEQALRALLPHLSISISSVISPQMRELPRFNTVIANAYVQPQVASYLGRLVDKLRNASIPAPIFLLHSGGGLISVETATEQPVRLLESGPAGGAIFAANYANAHKLKKVLSFDMGGTTAKICLIEDSEPKTANLFEIARTYRFKKGSGMTVSTPVVEMVEIGAGGGSIASIDDMGRIQVGPQSAGSEPGPACYQLGGSEPTVTDANLKLGRLDPDNFAGGSIPLSLIASQRVLSERLGSKINISSEEAAFGVTEIVDENMANAARVHTVENGRDIEHFTMIAFGGGAPLHACRLCEKLNIKTLLIPPGAGVGSAIGFLRAPFSYEASKGLFQQLDNFNLLRVNQTLNSLKEEAIAFVDQGAPHGVRNVKLTAFMRYSGQGWEIPVLLDYREFTAEDVDSIKAKFEQSYETLFGRTIKGLPIEITNWSLSVSSPKAKHKMVSRHDGGNLVKGGPVRHFYDAARRQEVEAQEVRREEIKPGAKIIGPAVIVEEETSTIVTSSFCAIGQSDGSLLLAAKDI